CGTCTGGCGCTGCTGTCCTGCCACGGTGGCTGCGCCCATGACGAGGATCACCTCCGGCTCCTGGCGGCCGATCTCGGCGGCGGTCGCCCGATCGGGTCGCAGGACGGCGCGGTGCTGCCTGAGCGGCTTCCGGCTGTGCCTGGCATCGAGTTCGGGCACGTGGACGGGCGCACGGTGCTGGAGCGCGACGCGTCCCCCGGATACGCCAGCTCCACCACCTACATCAGTTGGGCTGCGCCGGCCGACATGACGGTCGTGACCGCGCTCCTCGCCCACGCGGTTCGCCTCACGGGTCACTGACGGGCGGCCTTCGCCTGGCTGGTGCCCGAGCCCACCGGCGGATCATGTGGCGCGCCGGTGGGCTCGGGCTCCCGCGCGCCAGGGGACACCACGAGTGCCCCGGCGAGGGGTTGTAACGGAGGTTCGCCGGGGCGCGGCACCGGCCGGTACCGCGGGCTGTCAGTCAGTTCGCGTGGGTCTGGAACGTCCACCAGCCGTCGTATCCCGCCGGCGGGTTCTCGTGGTTCGCCAGCAGCGGGCGCAGGATCTCCAGGTGCTGTTCCATCAGGGCGGGCTCCTGGGCGCCCCAGTACCGGGTTCCGTCCCAGCGGCCGAGGCACTCGCCTCCGTGGCGGCCGTCGAGGTCGGCGGTCAGGATGGCGCGGGGATCGTCGAGGTCCACCGGCTCGCGCATGTACTGGCGGAACAGGCTGAGCGTGCCGATGCAGGCCCGGTCGACGCCCTTCTGCCGGCGAATCCAGAGCGCATTGGCCTGTCCGTGGAGGTGGTAGTAGGGGTTGCTGTCGCCGTGCTTGACCTGCCTGGCGGTCACGGTGGACAGGTCGATGGCGAACGGCTTGCGGGAGATCAGGAACCGGGTCTCACGGATCATGCAGGGTTTCCTTGTCGCGGGAGGGGTGGGGGCGAACGCGGTGCGGGGCGCCGCCGCTGATGGTCGACGCCCCGCACCGTGGGGTGTTCAGTCCGTGGGGTTGGGCACGGCGGAGAAGACGGCGAGCTCCAGGGCGTACAGGCGCTCGCACTTGGGGCAGGTCACTTCCTCGCCCCATTCGGGCAGGTCGAACCAGGAGCGGCAGGGCTCGCAGTGCACCGAGTACTTCTTCAGGCCCGCCGTCGCGAGGTTGGCCTTCAGGGGGATGCGGGCGACCGCCTTGGCGGCGCCGCGCAGCCGGTGCACGAGCAGGCTCCGGAGTCCTTCGTCGTCGGGGCTGTTCGGCCTCATGGGGCTGATCCTCATCGACAGCTTGAAGTCGCGCTGGGACAACGGCATGTGCAGCTCCTGGGTGTGTGGCGTGGGTGGTTCGCGATGGGGTTCGGGCGGGAGCGCCCGGAGAGGGTGGTTCTCAGGTGGTGGGGGCCGGGGCGACGCGCTCGACGTGCGCGAAGACCACGGTGTCGGCGGCGTAGTTGTCGAAGCCGCGCTCGCCGACGTGGAGGGTGAACTTGTAGGTGCCCGGCGCGACGTCGACGACGGTGTAGTGGCCGAGGCGCTTGTCCTCCGGGGTGCCGCCCTTGGCCTTCCAGTCCTCGAAGTCGGCGATCGAGTACGCCCACAGGTCGGTGCAAATCCACGCCAAGCGGTCCTCCTCCGGGAGGGAGGGGACATCGTCGTCGTCGCGGATCGGGGAGGCGACGATGTAGCTGTTCTCCCCGTCGCGGTACAGGCCGGGGCAGCTGTTGCCCACGGGGCCGTAGGCGCAGCCGAGGGCCGCCATGGCCTTCACGACCTGGGCCTTGCCGAGGGCGGTGTTGTAGGAGGCGCCCGCGTCGATGTCGACGTCGTAGACGTCGCGCAGGTCGTCGGTGACGATCAGCTTCCCGGACGGCACGTCGAGGGTGATCTCCGTGGTGATGCCCATCGGGTAGGGGCACGGGTCCTGGACGTGGACGGCGCCGTCACGCAGTACGTAAACGGGCCGCTCATCACAGGTGGCGCAGCGCCAGTGGACGCCCGCCACAAGCGGCTCCTCGCCGGGTTCAGCGAAGACGATCACGTCGTCGGTGCGCTTGGGCAGGAGGTCGTGGCCGTTGGTGTTCAGGGGCATCCGGTTGGACATGGTCGAGGGCTCCTTGGCGGGGTGGGTTCGCATCGGCTCGGCAGGGCGTGTTGGCTCAGAGGGCGGCCGCAGTCCCGCGCCAGGGGCCCGGGGTGCGTTCGGCCTGTGATGTGAGGTGCCAGCGCCGGGCGTCGAGGTGGCACCGGTAAGCCCTCTTCTCCTGCTCGGCGCCGTGGTTGCTGAGGCGGTCGAGCTGGATGCCCACGAGCAGGTGCAGGGCGCGCCACAGGGTCGGCTGCGCACCCTTGCGGCAGCGGCACTTGGAGCTGCTCACGGCCCAGCGGGGGGCATCGAGCGGGAGGCGGGACGAGGCGATGAAGTGGACGAGGCCAGCGCGTCGAACGCGCAGCCACTCCGTCCATCCGTCGTCGACCGAGCCGATCACGTAGAAGCGGGTGACCCAGCCCTTCTTGAGCGTGTAGCGGGCGGTGGCCATGACGGCCGCTCCTCCTCGCCGGCTGCCCTCGATGCGCGCCGTGCCGTAGTCGCGATGCCAGGAAAGTTCCCATCCGTGCCGGGTCATCTCGACTGCGAGGTCCTCGAGCGAGGTCGGGAACGGGGCGTCCATGAAGGTCTCCGGGCGGTCGTGGTGGGGGCGGGTGCTTGCATCACCCGCATTCACTAATTTACTCCACCCCCCTCTTTGTGTCAACTTTTTAGAGTCATCGAAGGCTGTTCGACGTGCGGCGCGTGACGCTAATAGATTGCCCACAACCCCTTCATGGGGTAATTTTGCAATGCATCGCGGGGCGCTGCGTCCCACATCGACTCACCACGGAGGCTCGCCCTGACGGCACTCATATCGCTCGACGCTCACGGCCACCTGTCCATCCCGGACCTCGCCGCGCGTTACTCCTTCGAGCGCCAGGACGGCGCCGACGCGGACTGGCGGACCCTGGAGCGGTACACGATTCCGGACGGCACGCTCGCCGGAGCGAGCACCGAACTCGCCGCGGCTGTCCTGCTCCACCAGGACGACAGCGTGGCCACCCTCCTGGACGACGGCACGCTGACTCTCTATGCCGACCACGTCAGCTTCCGGTTCACACCGGTCGACGGCTGGGAGCGGATGACCCCCGCCCACACCCTCGCAGCCCGCTACCGCGTCGAAGCGACCCACGCCGGGCGCGGCACCTGGAGCACGAAGGACGCCCTCAAGGAAGAAGCCTCAGCCGACGAGGTCCAGGGCCTCACCCATGATGCGCTGCGGATCGGCAGCGACGTCTCCGTACACACCAGCGGCGTCCTGATCATCGAGACCCGGGCCGAGGGCATGGCCCTGCGGCTGACACCCCTCCGCGCAGCGGACAGGATCCCGGCGGGCAGGATCAGCATCAGCTGACACCTGGCCACCCTCATGGTGTCACGCTCGCCCCCTGGAGCCCCCACAAACGCCCCTCCAGGGGTGTTTGTGCAGGTCAGGGCTGTCACGCACGTGAGCGTGACACCCGGCGTGACAGGGCGCGTGACACCCGGCGCGACGGCATCCGGCCGCCTTCCGGCGCAGCGCTCCGTACCTCTCCGACCGATCCGACCATGGCTCCCGCCCAGCGCCGCAGCCTGGAGCACCCGGCGGAGCGCCGAGGGCATGGGACTCCGGACCGCCCCGGCAACAACCTCGGTGTGCGCGGTTCCGAAGCGGCCCGGCGCCCCCGCTGGTGGCCTCCCATCCGGCACGCGGCAGCGGCCTGTCCGACGACATCGTGGGCGAGGGCGCGCGCCCTCGGCTTCCGTCACCTCCCTGCGGTCGCAGCCAGGGACCGTCACGACCGAGGCGCCGAACCCGCCCCACCCGGGACGGCGCGGGAGAACAGATCCTCGGAGGCGACGGACGCGACAGCTCGGCCTCCTCTCCGCCTCGGCGGGCCAACAGGCAGTCGACGAGCCGCAGCGCGGCGCCGACCCCGTCATGGAGCCGACTGCACCTTGCCCGCCGACTCGCCGCGCGCACCGCAGCCGTTCGGAAGGGGGACACCACTGCCCCCTCCCTCCAGCTTGACGCTTAAACGTTGACCCGACCCCGCCGCGAGGGTACTTTAGTGATCTCCGAAGGCTGCTCACTTGTCGAGCCGCATACGCGCCCCCGGCCGCCGCGCCGCGCCGCCATTCCCCCCTGCTTACACAAGGAGTTCCACATGTCCGCCGCGAACCCCACCGACACCCCCGTGGATGAGCGAGGCGGCTCCGACACCGAGGATCGGTGCCACGACCTCGTCGAGGGCTACGACGAGGACGGGCCCACCGCCTACGAGTGCGGCGCCCCCGTACGGCACACCGAAACCGGCTACGGCTGCACACGCGGCCACTCCTACACCTATGCCGCACACCGCGAGGCCGAGGGCTGGGACTACGCCAGCGACCCGGTCGAGGCCGAGCTCCTGGGCCACGCCGGGGTGATCGGAGTGCGGCCCGGCGACGGCCGGCCCTGGCTGTAGCTCCGCTCCCCCGCACCCTCAGCACACACCGGCCACCCCTCCACGGAGGAGACCCGGACATTCACCGAACCCTGATCGAGCCCCGCTTCACCATCGGGTGCGGCCACCCCTGAAAGCGACGCCACCCCCGATGGAAGGTGGCGGATCTGCGCGGCGCGTGCGCCGACTGCGCCGCGTACGGTGAGCTCCTCCTGATCCCGCGTGAGCAGTTCGACGGCCAGGCGGGAGCCTCCGCGCCCACCTCGTGCACGCGCCGCCGGTCCGCAAGCAGCTCGCCCTTGAGCCCGACGGACCATGACCCGCCGACGGGCGCGGCACCTTCTGTGCAGCGGTCGCCGTCGACTGACGGCCGCCGCCAAACCCCAGGGTGACGCGCTAATTTGACCCCTCCCCCCTCTTGGGGTACATTAGTGAATACCGGGGCGGCAAGCAAGGCCAAACCGGCCACCACGAACCTTCCAGCGCGACGCCAGGAGTGACCATGGCCCACGACATCACCAACACCAACACCCCCACGGCCCTCGCCTCCCTTTACGACCACTTCGGGCTTCCCCACACCGACCCGGCGGTCTGGATCGGCGACCACCTCCACGTCGCAGCCGAGGACGCCACCGACGAGCGAGTCCGCGACGGCTACGAGGCCGGGCTCCACCTGTTCACCTTGGGCTACATCGAGCACGCGGCCGCCGTACTGCGCCTGCTCCCCACCCGCTGATCACCGCAGGCTGGCGGGGCCACCCCGGCCCCGCCAGCCTCGCCAGCCCCCCGACCCGTCCTCGCCACCCGGAGCACCCATGACCCCCTCGAAGACCCCGGAACAGGTCCGCTCGGAACGACTCGCGACGATCGCGCGCGCCGTCGACCACCTGACCACCGCCGACGCCGCGACGCTGCGCGAGCAGCTCGCCTCGACATCCATCCATGACCACTGGAAGCGGGACCCCGCAGGGCTCGGCGATCTCCTGCGCACCGCATCCGCCTCCCGCGACACATCCATCTATGGCCTGTGGGCCGGCGCCGTCTCGGTGCTGCGTGCAGCCGGCCTCCCGGACTGAAGCGTCACAGCAGGACGGCGGGCCGTCGCCGAGGGCACTACTCACCTCCTACCGGGGCGCACCCCTGACCCGCTCGACCCTTTTAATTTGACATCTACCCCCCAGTGGAGTACATTAGAGATTGTTGGAGCGGGTGAGCAAGCACCCGGACCGGCCGCCACGAACCACCGCCGCAAGGAGTGCGCCATGACCGCCATGCTCACCGAGACCACCTTCCGCCTCATGGGCACCGAGGTCCTGGAGGTCATCGACTTCGACCGCATCGAGTGCGGCCAGTGCGGCAGGCTCTCCCCCTTCCTCGACGACGCGGACGAGGGCACCGACGCGGCCCACGACGCCGGATGGCACGTCGGCGACGACCTGGACGACTGCGGCTGCCCCCACCAGATGTGCCCCGACTGCGCCGACGAGTGGTGCGGCGTCCGCGACACCACGCCGCGCCTGTTCGGGATGCGGGTCGTCTGAGCCGCCCCGGTCGGTGCGGCCGACCAGCCGCCCCGATCCCCCGATCCCCTCCGAGGAGGTACTCATGGACCAGCGAGCCGAGCAGCGCCAGGCCGAGATCCGCGCGCTCATCGACAGCGACACGCTCACCTTGGAGCAGGCCAGGGCCGCTCTCCACGGCCTCCTGGACGTGACCGCCTCGGCGCAGGCCGGACCGGACGTCACTTCCTACGGCTTCGGCATGGACCTCCCGCGCGAGATCGTCGACGCCGAGTACGCGGCGCGGGAGGCGGTCGGCTACGACCTGGACGAGTGCCTGGCCCGCGCGCTGCGGCCCGTGGCTCCGCAGCACCCCTGACCCGCCTTCCGAACTCCGAAGGGTTTTCCTGTGAGCGCCGAGCGCCTCGAAGAACTCGCCCGCCTCCTCCTCGACAGCGAGGACCCCGCCGGGCGCACCCTGTTGGCCGACGCCCTTGCCCGTGCGTACGACGGTCAAGGGCTCAAGGAACTCCGCTACGAACACGCCTACCTGCACGAGCAGAACGCGGCCAAGGTCCTGCGGCACCTGCTCAAGCGGTCCGACGCCCTGAACGCTCACTCCGTGGTCTGCGTCGACTGCGGCCGCACCGCCACCTTCGAGGGCGGCCAGATCGAAGGCTCCAGGGCCGCCCGCGCCCTCGGATGGCACGACCACGAGGAAGCGCTCAACGACTGCGGCACCCTCTGCCCGGCGTGCTCGGCGCAGTGGCCCGGCCTCCACGGCTTCGAGTCCTAGCGGGCCGACCAAGGCGCCCGACGTGCGCGCCGCTCCTCGCCCGGCAGTGACACGCGCCCCTACCCACCCCCGAACAGAGGACACAGGCAATGACGGCGGCACTGAGCGCACCGGCCTCGGGCCCGTACACGGCCGGCTACCTGGCACTGCGGCTGCCCGCCGGAACCTGGGTGCGCCACGAGGACGACGAGACCTTCCGCATGTGGAGCGCGCAGCCCTGCACGTGCACGATCTGCATGTCCGCGACGCTGCTCGGAGCCCCCGCCTCCCACTACGAATTGCGTACGCCCGACGGCAACGCCGCGCCCCTCGTCCATGTCCGGTACACCTCGGTCATCCCGCACCTCCGCCCGGACGAGCTGTTCCAGACCTACGCCACGCCCCTGACGCAGCCGCAGACCGCAGCACACCTGCGCAAGATGCTGCGCCGGGCCTTCCCCGGCGTCCGGTTCTCGGTGCGGCGCAGGCGCGGCTGGAGGCTCTCCGTGAGCTGGAGCGGCGGCCCCTCGGACATCGAGGTGGCAACCGTCACGGCGCCGCTCCTCGCCGACTACACCACGCCGGAGCGCCGCCGGGCGCGGCCGGTCACGGTCACACGCTTCGGCCGCACGGCATACGGGACGCCGCTCGTGGACGTGATCTCCCTGAACCGTCGCTGACCCGCCGCTCGCACCGCCGTCGCCGCTCTCCCGCCGCACCCCTCCGGAAAGTTGACCTCTCCCCCCTTTTGGGGTACATTAGTGATTACCGAAAGGGCGAAGCAAGCGCCCAGCCGGTCACCACGGGCCACCCCACCACGAGGAGTCGAGATGCCGCTCATCACCACCACCCCCCAGACCGCCACCACCCTGTGCGCCTGCGACGGGTCCGGCGCTGGCGGCTTCTTCGCCCCCGACGACGCGTACATCCCGTGCGAGGGCTGCGGCGAGCGAGTCCAGGTCAACTGCGAGG
The window above is part of the Streptomyces griseiscabiei genome. Proteins encoded here:
- a CDS encoding LPD29 domain-containing protein — protein: MTAALSAPASGPYTAGYLALRLPAGTWVRHEDDETFRMWSAQPCTCTICMSATLLGAPASHYELRTPDGNAAPLVHVRYTSVIPHLRPDELFQTYATPLTQPQTAAHLRKMLRRAFPGVRFSVRRRRGWRLSVSWSGGPSDIEVATVTAPLLADYTTPERRRARPVTVTRFGRTAYGTPLVDVISLNRR